TACTCCACCGTCGCCCGCTTCCTCCAGAGCGACGTTGTCGAGGTCGTCCCCCTCGCCTTCATGCGCGGGCGCACGCTCAACAACGCCGTCATCATCCTCGACGAGGCCCAGAACACCACCCGCGGCCAGATGCTCATGTTCCTCACCCGCATGGGCCAGGGCTCCAAGATGATTGTCACCGGTGACGTCACCCAGATCGACCTCCCCGACCCAGCCGAGTCGGGCCTGGTCGACGCCGCCCGCCGCCTCAACCGCACTCGCGGCGTCGGCTTCGTGCAGTTCGAGAAGGAGGACGTCGTCCGCCACGACCTCGTGCAGCGCGTCATCGAGGCCTACGGCGAGGACGCCCTGTCGGATAACTCCGCCCGCACCCGCCAAAGACGCAAGCCCGTGACCGATAACCCGCCAACCACCCCCGCCTGAATCGCCGATCTACTAGATAGCTCTTCCCCTGCCCCCCATGCCCAGAGACCCGGACAACACCGCCCCCGCCACGCGCACCGGTGACCTCGCGCGCAGCCTGCGGGCCCGCCGCCCGCACCCCGGGCGCTTCTCGGGCATGGGCGCCTTCGTCCGGCTGCTCGACGCCCTCGCCCAGCCCAGCCTGGGCCTGGGCCTCTTTATCGCGGCCCTCTTCGCGCTGGTCTGCTCAGCGTTCGTGATCTGGGGACGCACGCAGCCGCTCGTGGCCGTAGGTCGCGTCATGGACGACACCCGCCTGGTCCGCGTGCAGATGCGCGTGCCCGACGAGGAAGCCACCAACCAGGCCCGGGAAATCGCCCGCCAGGCCACCCCCCGCGTCTTCCGCCCCGATAACGCCGTGCTGGAGGCCCTTGGCAACTCCCTGTCCACTCTGCCCACCGTGCTCGCCGGCGCCGAGACCCTCGACAACGTCGACCCCACCATCCGCGCCGAGTACAACCTCACCCCCGAGACCTTCGCGGCCATCAAGGCCCAGGCCTTCGACGGGCACGCCAGCCCCGAGTGGCTCAGCAACGTCGGCGCCCTCGACACCCTGCTCCGCCGCCGCCCGTTCCTGGAAAGCCAGACGTGGCAGCGCGCCCTCCAGGAGGGCACGACCTCCGTCGTTGCCCTGGTGGAAGAGAACCGGCGCGAGGAAGTCCCCAAGTCCGACCTCGTGAACCTCGGCGACCGCGAGCGCCTCACCCGCGCCGCCGACGAGATCGCCCGGGCGGCGGGCTTTTACGGGCCTCTTCACACGCTGGTCGCCGAGCGCCTCGCCACCAAGGTCCGCCCCACCTTCACCTTCGACGAGGCCGCCACCGCCCAGGCGCAGGCCACCATCACCAGCGGCGTCAAGCCCATCGAACGCATCAGCACGCCCGGCCAGGTCATCTTCCAGCGCGGCTTCGTCCTCACCCAGCCCCAGCACGACCTCTTCAAGGCCGAGCAGGAGTTCTTCCAGGAGCACGGCCGGCTCTACTACGGCCTCGCCCGCAATATCGCGATCGTCTCCGCCTGCTTCGCGGTCACCCTCGCCCTCGCCGGCTACACCTACCTCTTCTGCCCCCGCGTCCGCAGGAACGCCAGCCGCATGGGCGGCATCGCCCTCACCCTCGCCGCGGCCCTCGGCATCGCTGTGATCGGCGCCGCCCAGGCCCCGCAGTTCAACATCTTCTTCGCCGTGACCCCCACGCTGATGGTCGCGATGCTGCTGGCGATCGCCTACGACCGCCGCTCCGCCCTCGCCTTCGCCCTGCTGCACTCGGTGCTGGTGTGCCTCGCCCTCCGCGAGTCCGTCGGCGTCATGGCGGTCATGATCACCGGCATCGCCTGCGTGGTGTGGTCGCTCAAGGAGATCCGCGACCGCAACTCGCTCTTCCGCACCTCGATGGTCTCGGCGGTGGGCGTCGCTCTCGCGACCGCCATCTTCAGCCTCATCGAGCGCCCCATCTCCCCCAACATCCTGCCCAAGGTTCTCAAGGAGATCGGCGTCGACGCCGGCACCGCGGGCGGGGGCGCCCTGCTCGTCGGCGGCATCACCCTCTTCATGCTGCCGCTCATCGAGAAGGTCTTCAACGTCACCACCGGCATGACGCTGATCGACCTGCGCGACCCCAAGCAGCCCCTGCTCAAGGAGCTCCAGTTCCGCGCCCCCGGCACCTACAACCACTCGCTCAACGTCGCCGCCGTCGCCGAGGCCGCGGCCGACGCCATCGGCGCCGACAGCCTGCTGACCTACGTCGGCGCCCTCTACCACGACGTGGGCAAGATGAACAAGCCCGAGTACTTCGTCGAGAACCAGGTCGGCGGCACCAACAAGCACGACAAGCTCAGCCCCGCCATGTCCCTGCTCGTGGTCGTCGGGCACGTCAAGGACGGCATGGAGCTCGCCCGCGAGTTCCAGCTCCCCCAGAAGGTCCAGCACTTCATCGAGGCCCACCACGGCACCACCCTCGTCGAGTTCTTCTACCACCGCGCCCGCCAGCAGGCCCTCAAGGGCAAGGACGGCATGGACCTCGACCCCGACGACACCTATGTGCCCGACGAGTTCGAGTTCCGCTACCCCGGCCCCAAGCCCCGCAACAAGGAAGTCGCGATCCTCATGATCGCCGACGCCGTCGAGTCCGCCGCCCGCGCCATGCCCGACCCCACCCCCTCGCGCATCGACGCCCTCGTCCGCACCATCGCCAACAAGCGACTCATGGACGGCCAGTTCGACGACTGCGAGCTCACCCTCAAGGAGCTCCACATCATCGTCGAGTCCGTCTCCCGCACCCTCACCAGCATGTACCACGGGCGCATCGCCTACCCCACCGGCGAAATCGAGACGATCCCCGCCGAACAGCGCGCGTGACGACGCTGTGCCACGATCATGTCCTCATGATCGTGTCACCCCCCAGCCCCCACCGCCCCTTCCACCGTCTTCGTCATGATCATCTTCGTGTACGCCACCTGAAACCCGGCCCGCCGCACGTTCCGCTCCGTGGCCGCGCCCGGCTTGGACCCGATCGTCACCACCCGCACGCCGCGCTCCGCGCACGCACGCAGCCGCGCCGCGATCAGCGCCTGCTGGATCCCCCGCCGCCGGTACTCGGGCAGCACGCTCGCGCCCAGCAGCGCCGCCACCTCGCCATCAACCTGCAGCGTGCCGCCCCCGACGATCCGCCCGTCCATCCACGCCGCGATCGCCACCGTGCTGGGGAGCCGCACGAACCGCGCCGACAGCTCGTGATCGATCTCCGTGGGCTCCACCCCCGGCCCCCTGAACCCGCGGATCACCGCGTCGCCATACGCCCGTACCTGATGAGCGTCGCCCGCATCCACCACCCGCAGCTCCAGCCCCGGCACCTCCGCCCGCGTGGTTTCGCCCGGTAAAACCTCCCGGAACAAGGTGCTGGTCGAGTCACGCCACGCGAACCCCGCCTCCGCGATAGTCCGCAGCGTCGCGTCGCTCACAAACGGCGTCACCTCCAGCCGCGGCTCGATCCCCTCCGCCGACCACCACCGCGACACCTCCCCCAGCTCCCCGCCATCGACATCGCCCTC
The sequence above is drawn from the Phycisphaerales bacterium genome and encodes:
- a CDS encoding HDIG domain-containing protein gives rise to the protein MPRDPDNTAPATRTGDLARSLRARRPHPGRFSGMGAFVRLLDALAQPSLGLGLFIAALFALVCSAFVIWGRTQPLVAVGRVMDDTRLVRVQMRVPDEEATNQAREIARQATPRVFRPDNAVLEALGNSLSTLPTVLAGAETLDNVDPTIRAEYNLTPETFAAIKAQAFDGHASPEWLSNVGALDTLLRRRPFLESQTWQRALQEGTTSVVALVEENRREEVPKSDLVNLGDRERLTRAADEIARAAGFYGPLHTLVAERLATKVRPTFTFDEAATAQAQATITSGVKPIERISTPGQVIFQRGFVLTQPQHDLFKAEQEFFQEHGRLYYGLARNIAIVSACFAVTLALAGYTYLFCPRVRRNASRMGGIALTLAAALGIAVIGAAQAPQFNIFFAVTPTLMVAMLLAIAYDRRSALAFALLHSVLVCLALRESVGVMAVMITGIACVVWSLKEIRDRNSLFRTSMVSAVGVALATAIFSLIERPISPNILPKVLKEIGVDAGTAGGGALLVGGITLFMLPLIEKVFNVTTGMTLIDLRDPKQPLLKELQFRAPGTYNHSLNVAAVAEAAADAIGADSLLTYVGALYHDVGKMNKPEYFVENQVGGTNKHDKLSPAMSLLVVVGHVKDGMELAREFQLPQKVQHFIEAHHGTTLVEFFYHRARQQALKGKDGMDLDPDDTYVPDEFEFRYPGPKPRNKEVAILMIADAVESAARAMPDPTPSRIDALVRTIANKRLMDGQFDDCELTLKELHIIVESVSRTLTSMYHGRIAYPTGEIETIPAEQRA
- a CDS encoding GNAT family N-acetyltransferase, whose protein sequence is MDLIEIARLEEMRRARSAAAIADDCRWLRGGGAALRGKRGSWINYAVGLGLEGDVDGGELGEVSRWWSAEGIEPRLEVTPFVSDATLRTIAEAGFAWRDSTSTLFREVLPGETTRAEVPGLELRVVDAGDAHQVRAYGDAVIRGFRGPGVEPTEIDHELSARFVRLPSTVAIAAWMDGRIVGGGTLQVDGEVAALLGASVLPEYRRRGIQQALIAARLRACAERGVRVVTIGSKPGAATERNVRRAGFQVAYTKMIMTKTVEGAVGAGG